The DNA segment TGCCCCCGCCGTCGTCCTTCCTTCCCGCCGGGTAGAAGCGCGCGACGACGGTCGCGGAGGCGACGTCGATCTCCACGATGTGCCCGTGATAAGGCGTGAAGTCACAGTAGCTCGCGGTCTCCGCGTAGAGCTTCCCCTGGAACATGGTCAGACCGCTCCATACATGCTGCTGGTTCGGGTTGGAAAGTACCGGGACCGGCCAGCCGGGCGACGACGCGCCAGTCGCGAGGTCGAGCGCATGCACCTTCCCATCCCCTCCCGCCACGAAGATGCGGTTGGTCGAACGGTCGATGACCGGCGCGCTCGTGATGCCGAAGACCCCGCCCGGGAGGTCGTCGCAGAGGGTCTGGACCGAGCCGAGATCCTTCTTCCACACGAGGCTTCCGGTGGCGTCGTCCACGGCGTAGAACATGCCATGCTCGCTGCCCACGTACACGAGCTGCTTCATACCCCGGCCGACCTGCACGTCACTCGCCACCACAGGCGAGGTGTCGATGACGCCGTCCGTCTCGAACGACCACAGCTCATGCAGCTTTGACGCGTTTCCGGAGCTGATCGATGTCTCGGATGTGTTCGCGCCAGTGCGTTGGATGTCGAAGCTGATGGTCGGCCAGTCGGCGTTGCCACGATCTGCTGCCGCGGGCACGGTCGACGCCGCGAGGACAAGCGCGGCGGCCAGGCCTGTCAGGGGGCCGAGAAGGGAGCGGGACCGATGCATGAGTGCCTCCAGGTACCAGGTGGCCTCCCCAGGGAGGGCCGCGCAGTTGGGACGAGCCGATTCCTGGAAACTGTTACGAGCGAGGGCTCCCGACGGATTCGCGATTGTCGGGGGTTCCTTCAGCTATCCCCTGGGGAGCTGAGCCGCCCGCACGCTGAGAAGAGCCTCTCGTCCCGTCTGTATGACCAGTATTGCTCCGCGTTCACACCGGCACCCCCGCGGACGCCGCGCAGCGGAGGATGGCTTCCGCGGAGCGGTCGATGTCCTCCTCGGTCGTCGACCAGTTGCTGACCGAGATCCGCATGGCGTGGCGATCCCGCCACATGGTGCCACCGGCCCAGCACGTCCCGTCCCGCTGGGTGGCGGCGATGACGTCCGCGGTCCTCCGGTCCGCCGCACTATCGTCGTCTCCTGGCGCCGCGAAGCGGACCAGGACCTGGTTGAGCACGACCTCGTTGAGGATGCTCACCCCCGGCGCCGCGTCGAGCCGTTCCGCGATGCGGCGGGCCAGCGCGCAGCACCGGTCCACCAGCTCGGCCACCCCCGACCGGCCCAGCGACCGCAGGGCCGTATACACGCTGAGGCCGCGGGCCCGGCGCGACGACTCCGGCACGTGGTCGTACGGCGTGTAAGCCTCGCCGGCGCCGCGGACCAGGTAGGCGGCGGTGACGGTTCATGGCGGCACGGTGCGCGGCCGGGTCGGACACGAACACGATCCCGCAGTCGTACGGGACGTTCAGCCACTTGTGGGCGTCCGTGGCCCACGACTGGGCCCCCTCGATCCCGTCGAGGTGATGGGCCAGGTCCGGCGATGCCGCGGC comes from the Actinomycetota bacterium genome and includes:
- a CDS encoding PQQ-binding-like beta-propeller repeat protein, producing the protein MHRSRSLLGPLTGLAAALVLAASTVPAAADRGNADWPTISFDIQRTGANTSETSISSGNASKLHELWSFETDGVIDTSPVVASDVQVGRGMKQLVYVGSEHGMFYAVDDATGSLVWKKDLGSVQTLCDDLPGGVFGITSAPVIDRSTNRIFVAGGDGKVHALDLATGASSPGWPVPVLSNPNQQHVWSGLTMFQGKLYAETASYCDFTPYHGHIVEIDVASATVVARFYPAGRKDDGGGIWGWGGASVDPRNGNVYISTGNDLSAPQDFRYAEDVVRLTPSLRVVSHHGPTLIGADVDFGSTPTLFHRPGCPRQLALENKSGVLFVYDRDDLSGGPTQRLQIADVDDNEFLGSPAWSAATNTMFVSNSSDSSSGPYQHGMVALEEGADCRLALAWQATVGPNPSVVSVPMVANGVVYYGDGTGGQVLAFDAVTGNQLWASQQFDGPIFAEPIIVNGHVYAGAWDQELHAFGL